A stretch of DNA from Zonotrichia leucophrys gambelii isolate GWCS_2022_RI chromosome 28, RI_Zleu_2.0, whole genome shotgun sequence:
GGTGCTCCCAGGTGCTGTCCCAAAATGTTCCCTAATTCTTATCACCTCCCAAGCCCTCTTTATTCACCCCCCGAGCCCCTCCTGTGCTTTGGGAATTGCTGACAAACGCCCCGAGGCTCCCCCTGAGCCCCTGAGGCTGCAGGTGTGggtaaactgaggcaggagcccgccgtgcctcagtttaccTGCCAGCCACCCTCACCTTCCAGCgtgcagagctggctggagaATCCCCCCTGGAACTGGAtgtgcagctgggagagcttGACGGGGCGGGGGAAATGCAGGGTGACCCACTGGGACGGgccctggggggacagggatggggtcaCGGGGGGCACGGGGCGGGCAGGGGTGGATAGATGGGCAGGATGTCAcagatgtccctgtccccgcacCTGGTCCGAGTTCCAGCACGTCTCCTCGCTGCCATCGAACAGGTGCTGCTTCCCAAAGTGCTTCACGTCCCGGTTCAGCACGGAGCTCaccctgcggggacagcggggacagcggggacagtgccaccccccggggacatcagggacaggcagggctggggacagcggggacagcggggacagtgccgcccccgcggggacaggcgggaggggccgggacTCACCGCGTGGCCGTGTCGGGACACACCAGGGACTCCACGGGCATCGCTGCCTGCGGGGCGGGACGGGCGTGAGGGGGACACCAAAACGGGGCTGGGGACCCCCGGGAGCCGCTCCCCGGTCCCCTCCCGGtcccgccggggccgccccgcacTCACCGCCCGCCCGCCGCAGGAAGAGGCGGAGCCGCCGCCCCGCTCCCGGTGTCCGGTACCGCCCCCGGCACCGCGGGGACTGCGGGACGGCGGCTCCGTGTGTCCCCCTGCCAccctccgtgtcccccccgGCAAACGCCTCGCCACCCGTTCCGCTCCCTGGTTCCGGTCCCGGTTCCGCCCCCCGGTACCGCTCCCCGCGGGTCCTCGGTGCTgggggggccgggcgggggcaCGGGGGGCGCGGGGACCTtcccggggctgctctgctggtggcACCGACGGAGAGCggctgggacagggacggggacagggacagggacagggacggggacagggacagggacagggacggggacagggacagggacagggacagggacagggacggggacagggacagggacagggacagggacggggacagggacagggaaggagcGCGGGGTGGGAGGGATCCCCGCGTTCCTGCATCCCTGAAACCCCGCGTGTCCCTGCATTCCTAAATGTCTCAATTCCTGAGTCCTtgcacatccctgcagcccagaacatccctgcacatccctgcattcctgaattcctgcatatccctgcatccccatccctgaatccctgcaAATCTCTGCAAATCCTTACACCTCCCTGCACATTCCTGCATCGCTGCtaatccctgcatccctgcagatCCCAGGATCCTTCCACAGCCCAGCAATGCTGCACCTcgcagctcagccctgcattcctgctcagccctgcatcCTTTTCCATCCCTGTTTATCCTGACCTCGCTGCACGGCTCAGCATCCCCGaatccctgctcatcccagccccctgcccaccgCAGCCCCCGGCTCCGCAGCCCCGCAGAGCTCCCGGTGCCGGCTGAGTCACGGCGGCCGCGCCGAGGCCGCCTCAGCTCCGTCACCGGCAAAAATAAACGCGGCGAGAGCTGCGAagccgccgccccctccccgtccccatccccatccaggTTCCCATCCAGGTTCCcgtccccgtccccgtccccgtccccgtccccgtccccatccccgtccccGTTCCCGTCCCCG
This window harbors:
- the NR2C2AP gene encoding nuclear receptor 2C2-associated protein, with protein sequence MPVESLVCPDTATRVSSVLNRDVKHFGKQHLFDGSEETCWNSDQGPSQWVTLHFPRPVKLSQLHIQFQGGFSSQLCTLEGCRTGEELVKISELYPQDSHAMQRFQVPETVLDELKITFGSCTDFFGRLVVYHLGVLGERL